One segment of Nothobranchius furzeri strain GRZ-AD chromosome 13, NfurGRZ-RIMD1, whole genome shotgun sequence DNA contains the following:
- the stard13b gene encoding stAR-related lipid transfer protein 13 isoform X5, with protein sequence MKLDVNLPKKKSEDSDEEDLFAISDKWTFEWSSRRWSRLQDIDCLLRTHGESQNSKYTVPLRTTASTESVLTDLSEPEVSSLHSESSAGSGNKALSTEDSDCSNLVCADSAAMPDSTCLTMPHLPKEFSHYGSPPGKPGKTSRIRAKDFLKRMEMLRSRGTIGRGRKMLVISTPVLQQEAQSLKRLRCVDIINGDDETLEPSSNKVHLPQSSSEGSSHSSGSTVSTPSLTERKPHRADHKRSGMYLEDMDIFSGAQVAQQNRRNDFCSYEDLVVHIPKDHKPGTFPKALSIESLSPTNGASINWHTGSMHPNPPLISCRPEPRPVTQCCSRESRISVYDNVPGSHLYASTGDLIDLEKEDLFPHLDDILRHVNGLQQIVDHWSKNVLPGGEGMTQVDSEKEDTVGLQSSSQITLDFEGSSVTESQATAGDGDRDKVSLVEMDSTRFRERRDSGVGASLTRPNRLRWPSFQISNRLSHSMASLQITYQSAGQLSLLQKFSLLRLTAIMEKYSMSNKHGWTWSVPKFMKRMKVPDYKDKNVFGVPLIVHIQRTGQPLPLGLQQALRYLRSQCLDQVGLFRKSGVKSRIQALRQMNESSPDNVSYEDQSAYDVADMVKQFFRDLPEPLLTSKLGETFLQIYQYVPKDQRMQAVQAAIMLMPDENREVLQTLLCFLSDVTSSVEENQMTPMNIAVCLAPSLFHLNIIKKDNLSPKAMQKKYATGRPDQKDLNENLAATQGLAHMITECNRLFEIPHEMVTQSRNSYVEADLHAPTVDELCKQLEEDDGTYQTHMEGRLQCLLKEAREKSKYWVSCSSSDNTELYFKKVGDGNPLRRWRVSVEVEAPPSVVLNRVLRERHLWDMDLLQWKVCETLDKQTEVFQYALSRMPPHPSRDFVVLRSWRTDLPKGACSLVSVSVEHEDCSLIGGVRAIVLESNYLLEPCGSGKSRLTHICRVDLKGRTSDWYNKAFGHLCAAEAARIRNSFQPLITDGPETKI encoded by the exons ATGAAGCTTGATGTCAACCTTCCAAAGAAAAAA AGTGAAGACTCTGATGAAGAAGACCTGTTTGCTATCAGTGATAAATGGACCTTTGAGTGGAGTAGTAGGCGTTGGTCCAGATTACAGGATATCGACTGTCTCCTTCGGACACACGGAGAAAGCCAGAACTCTAAGTACACCGTGCCTTTGCGAACCACCGCCAGCACCGAAAGCGTCCTAACAGACCTCAGTGAACCAGAGGTCTCATCTTTGCACAGTGAAAGCAGCGCTGGGAGTGGTAACAAGGCCCTCAGCACAGAGGACTCTGACTGCTCTAACCTCGTCTGCGCTGATTCCGCAGCAATGCCAGACTCTACCTGTCTCACAATGCCTCACCTACCCAAAGAATTTTCTCACTATGGCTCTCCACCTGGTAAGCCTGGCAAGACAAGCCGCATCCGGGCCAAAGACTTCCTGAAGCGCATGGAGATGCTGAGATCCAGAGGAACCATAGGGAGGGGCCGTAAGATGTTGGTCATCAGCACTCCAGTGCTGCAGCAGGAGGCCCAGTCGCTCAAGAGACTGCGGTGTGTTGACATCATTAATGGAGATGACGAGACTTTAGAACCGTCATCAAACAAAGTTCATCTGCCTCAGTCCAGTAGTGAAGGGAGCAGCCATTCTAGCGGCAGCACGGTCAGCACACCTAGTCTGACAGAACGCAAGCCTCACCGAGCAGACCACAAGCGCAGTGGCATGTATTTGGAGGACATGGACATTTTCTCAGGTGCACAAGTCGCACAACAAAACCGCAGGAATGATTTCTGTTCTTACGAAGACCTGGTGGTCCACATTCCCAAAGACCATAAGCCAGGAACTTTCCCCAAAGCTTTGTCAATTGAAAGCCTGTCACCAACCAATGGGGCCTCCATTAACTGGCACACTGGCAGCATGCACCCAAACCCCCCTCTAATTTCCTGCAGACCAGAACCCAGACCTGTCACCCAATGCTGCTCTAGAGAAAGCCGCATAAGCGTATACGATAATGTTCCTGGATCACATCTTTATGCTAGCACCGGAGACCTGATCGACCTGGAGAAAGAGGATCTGTTTCCTCACCTGGATGATATCCTGCGGCATGTCAACGGTCTCCAGCAGATAGTGGACCATTGGTCTAAGAATGTCCTACCTGGAGGAGAGGGTATGACACAGGTAGATAGTGAAAAGGAAGACACAGTTGGCCTGCAGTCCTCTAGTCAGATCACATTAGACTTTGAGGGAAGCTCAGTCACAGAAAGCCAGGCTACAGCTGGTGATGGAGACAGAGACAAAGTATCTCTTGTAGAAATGGATTCTACAAGGTTCAGGGAAAGGAGGGACTCTGGAGTTGGTGCTTCGCTAACAAGACCCAACAG GTTACGATGGCCCAGCTTTCAGATATCCAACCGTTTGAGTCACTCAATGGCGTCCCTACAGATTACATACCAGTCAGCCGGCCAGCTGAGTTTGTTACAGAAGTTTTCTCTATTGCGTCTGACTGCCATCATGGAGAAGTACTCCATGTCAAACAAGCATGGCTGGACTTG GTCAGTGCCAAAGTTTATGAAGCGGATGAAGGTGCCAGACTATAAGGACAAAAATGTGTTTGGAGTGCCACTAATAGTTCACATTCAGCGTACTGGACAACCTTTGCCTCTTGGCCTGCAACAGGCCTTACGATACCTTAGGAGCCAATGTCTTGACCAG GTGGGTTTGTTTCGGAAGTCCGGGGTGAAATCCCGAATTCAGGCTCTGAGACAAATGAATGAAAGCTCCCCTGACAATGTCAGCTATGAAGATCAGTCTGCCTATGATGTGGCGGACATGGTGAAACAGTTCTTCAGGGATTTACCTGAGCCCCTGCTCACCAGCAAGCTGGGAGAGACTTTCCTCCAGATATACCAGT ATGTGCCAAAGGACCAACGGATGCAAGCTGTTCAGGCAGCCATCATGCTGATGCCGGATGAAAACCGAGAGGTGCTGCAGACACTCCTCTGTTTTCTCAGCGATGTCACTTCCTCTGTGGAGGAGAATCAGATGACACCCATGAACATCGCCGTGTGCTTGGCCCCCTCACTCTTCCACCTTAACATAATAAAGAAGGACAATCTCTCTCCTAA AGCGATGCAGAAGAAGTATGCCACTGGGAGACCAGACCAGAAAGATCTGAATGAAAACTTGGCAGCAACGCAGGGCCTTGCTCATATGATCACAGAGTGCAATCGTCTCTTTGAG ATCCCTCATGAGATGGTTACTCAGTCACGTAATTCCTACGTGGAGGCTGACTTGCATGCACCAACAGTTGATGAGCTGTGTAAACAGCTGGAGGAGGATGATGGAACGTATCAAACACATATGGAGGGAAGGCTTCAGTGTTTGCTGAAAGAGGCACGGGAAAAGTCTAAGTACTGGGTGTCATGCAGCAGCTCTGATAACACTGAGCTTTACTTCAAGAAG GTGGGAGACGGAAACCCTTTGAGACGTTGGAGAGTGTCTGTGGAGGTGGAAGCGCCTCCATCTGTTGTGCTGAACCGAGTGCTGCGAGAGCGCCATCTGTGGGACATGGACCTGCTTCAGTGGAAAGTGTGTGAAACTCTAGACAAGCAGACAGAGGTGTTTCAGTACGCCCTCAGTCGCATGCCTCCCCATCCCAGCAGAGACTTTGTCGTTCTCAG gtcTTGGAGGACAGACTTGCCCAAAGGTGCTTGCTCGCTGGTTTCCGTATCCGTAGAGCATGAGGACTGTTCTCTTATAGGAGGAGTACGAGCTATAGTCCTCGAGTCCAACTACCTACTTGAGCCTTGTGGCTCTGGAAAGTCCCGACTGACTCACATCTGCAGAGTGGACCTAAA GGGAAGGACTTCAGACTGGTACAATAAAGCATTTGGCCATCTCTGTGCTGCAGAAGCTGCCCGGATCCGCAACTCCTTCCAGCCACTAATCACAGATGGACCAGAGACCAAAATCTGA